One Qiania dongpingensis genomic window carries:
- a CDS encoding relaxase/mobilization nuclease domain-containing protein, with product MATTRIMPLHVGKGRTESRAISDIIDYVANPQKTDNGKLITGYACDSRTADAEFLLAKRQYIAATGRVRGADDVIAYHVRQSFRPGEITPEEANRLGVEFAKRFTKGNHAFVVCTHIDKSHIHNHIIWSSVSLEYDRKFRNFWGSTKAVRRLSDTICIENGLSIVENPKPHGKSYNKWLGDQAKPSHRELLRVAIDNALSQSPADFEELLKLLQEYGCEVSKCGKSYRLKLSGWEKAARMDSLGEGYGLEDLRAVLSGKKAHTPRKKTVTQAEPPKINLLVDIQAKLQAGKGAGYARWAKVFNLKQMAQTMNYLSEHNLLEYAVLEEKAAAATAHHNELSAQIKAAEKRMAEIAVLRTHIVNYAKTREVYVAYRKAGYSKKFREEHEEEILLHQAAKNAFDEMGVKKLPKVKELQTEYAKLLEEKKKTYAEYRHSREEMRELLTAKANVDRVLKMEVEQDVEKEKDHGQR from the coding sequence ATGGCAACTACAAGAATCATGCCGCTTCATGTTGGCAAGGGTCGCACAGAAAGTCGGGCAATCAGTGACATCATCGACTATGTAGCAAATCCACAGAAAACAGATAACGGCAAGCTCATTACCGGCTATGCGTGTGACAGCCGGACTGCGGATGCAGAGTTCCTTCTGGCAAAGCGGCAGTACATTGCCGCTACCGGACGAGTGCGCGGTGCAGATGACGTGATTGCCTATCATGTGCGCCAGTCCTTCCGCCCCGGCGAGATTACTCCGGAAGAAGCTAACCGGCTGGGTGTGGAATTTGCCAAGCGATTTACCAAAGGCAATCATGCCTTTGTGGTCTGCACTCACATAGACAAGTCGCACATTCATAATCACATTATCTGGTCATCGGTTAGCTTAGAATATGACCGGAAATTCCGAAACTTTTGGGGCAGCACCAAGGCGGTTCGCCGGTTAAGTGATACAATCTGCATTGAAAACGGACTGTCCATTGTAGAGAATCCGAAACCTCACGGAAAAAGCTATAACAAGTGGCTGGGAGATCAGGCAAAGCCCTCTCATCGAGAGCTGCTGCGTGTGGCGATTGACAACGCATTATCACAAAGTCCTGCTGACTTTGAAGAACTGCTGAAGCTGTTGCAAGAGTATGGTTGTGAAGTCTCAAAGTGCGGAAAATCGTATCGACTGAAACTCTCTGGTTGGGAGAAAGCCGCCCGCATGGACAGTCTGGGCGAAGGATATGGATTGGAAGATTTGCGGGCAGTTCTCTCCGGGAAGAAAGCACATACCCCGCGAAAGAAAACAGTCACACAGGCAGAGCCGCCAAAGATCAATCTGCTGGTGGACATTCAGGCAAAATTGCAGGCTGGAAAAGGCGCTGGCTATGCTCGATGGGCTAAGGTGTTCAACCTCAAGCAGATGGCGCAGACCATGAATTACCTGTCAGAGCACAACCTGCTGGAGTATGCGGTTTTGGAAGAAAAGGCTGCGGCTGCCACGGCACATCACAATGAACTTTCGGCGCAGATCAAAGCGGCTGAAAAGCGCATGGCAGAGATCGCTGTTCTGCGTACTCACATCGTAAATTATGCCAAGACCCGTGAGGTCTATGTGGCATACCGCAAGGCGGGTTACTCTAAGAAATTCAGGGAAGAACATGAGGAAGAAATTCTGCTCCACCAGGCTGCTAAGAATGCCTTTGATGAGATGGGCGTCAAGAAGCTGCCCAAGGTCAAAGAGTTGCAGACAGAGTACGCGAAATTGTTGGAAGAAAAGAAAAAGACCTATGCCGAGTATCGGCATTCCCGTGAGGAAATGCGAGAACTTTTAACGGCAAAGGCCAATGTGGATCGGGTCCTGAAAATGGAGGTAGAACAGGATGTTGAAAAAGAAAAAGACCACGGCCAGCGGTAA
- a CDS encoding helix-turn-helix domain-containing protein, with protein MPIDDLTALGQKMREARKNKELTQQELSDLSHVSVKQIANIEKGKMNPSYLILRALAKVLHISLDTLINPDVSLEDEGVNQMKMLYSSCPPEMRDTLLHHTQETVKELTELSEKFETN; from the coding sequence ATGCCGATTGATGATTTAACTGCTTTAGGGCAAAAAATGCGGGAAGCCCGAAAGAATAAAGAACTGACACAACAGGAACTTTCCGATCTAAGCCATGTTTCTGTAAAGCAAATTGCCAATATCGAAAAAGGGAAAATGAACCCGTCCTATTTGATTTTGAGAGCATTGGCAAAGGTCCTGCACATCTCTTTAGATACGCTTATAAATCCAGATGTTTCTCTGGAGGATGAGGGTGTCAATCAGATGAAAATGCTTTATTCCAGCTGTCCGCCAGAAATGCGTGACACCCTGCTGCATCACACCCAAGAAACGGTGAAGGAACTGACAGAGTTATCCGAGAAATTTGAAACGAATTGA